The proteins below are encoded in one region of Tessaracoccus aquimaris:
- a CDS encoding polyphosphate polymerase domain-containing protein encodes MSDRRLLATLAQRLAPISLAETTEEASLQTRIDKKYLLPLPLLGRVLRDLGPGLRALEIDGLRVFGYESVYFDTPRLQFYRDHVQGRRIRHKVRTRRYVDSDLTMLEVKEKGGRGETVKHRTDWSPSELFRLGSGGRDFVDDLLDGEPDASDLRPSLVSRYCRATFVHAEAGLRLTCDVDLTFESPMTSAAVPAGRVLVETKAAESPSIADRILHRYSQRDVSVSKYCAGIALTHDAPANRWHRVLNRYLRPAPIPVG; translated from the coding sequence ATGAGCGACCGGCGCCTTCTGGCGACCCTCGCCCAACGGCTCGCCCCGATCAGCCTCGCGGAGACGACCGAGGAGGCGAGCCTCCAGACGCGCATCGACAAGAAGTACCTGCTGCCGCTGCCCCTTCTCGGCCGGGTCTTACGCGACCTCGGCCCCGGGCTGCGGGCGCTGGAGATCGACGGGCTGCGCGTCTTCGGGTACGAGTCGGTCTACTTCGACACCCCGCGACTGCAGTTCTACCGCGATCACGTTCAGGGTCGACGGATCCGGCACAAGGTCCGCACGCGCCGCTACGTCGACAGCGACCTCACGATGCTGGAGGTCAAGGAGAAGGGCGGCCGTGGGGAGACGGTCAAGCACCGCACCGACTGGTCGCCTTCCGAACTGTTTCGGCTCGGCAGCGGTGGGCGCGACTTCGTCGACGACCTCCTCGACGGCGAGCCCGACGCCTCCGACCTGCGTCCGTCGTTGGTGAGCCGCTACTGCCGGGCCACGTTCGTGCATGCTGAGGCGGGGCTGCGGCTGACGTGCGACGTCGACCTCACCTTCGAGTCGCCGATGACCAGCGCCGCCGTGCCTGCGGGTCGGGTGCTCGTCGAGACGAAGGCCGCCGAGAGCCCGAGCATCGCGGACCGCATCCTGCACCGCTACTCGCAGCGCGACGTGTCGGTCAGCAAGTACTGCGCCGGGATCGCGCTGACCCACGACGCCCCCGCCAACCGTTGGCACCGCGTCCTGAACCGCTACCTCCGTCCCGCGCCGATCCCGGTCGGCTGA
- a CDS encoding DUF4956 domain-containing protein, protein MFTSTSLIAIAADLIAIVILAGPLYYRRHRRRDLMFAFITLNVGVMVVAAALGSSAGAGAGLGLGLFGVLSIIRLRSDPISQAEVAYYFGALALGLIGGLAPGSWWVTPVLAAGLLTVIAIADSPHLTRSSRSLVMTLDVAVLDRDRLERIVGERVGGIVRRLDVREIDLVRDLTILEVWYRPITNPRPVPTPPHGQPAAAWTPNAPQSPSVAAPTMVLR, encoded by the coding sequence ATGTTTACCTCGACAAGCCTCATCGCCATCGCGGCCGACCTGATCGCCATCGTGATCCTCGCCGGACCGCTGTACTACCGACGCCACAGGCGGCGCGACCTGATGTTCGCGTTCATCACCCTCAACGTCGGCGTGATGGTGGTCGCCGCGGCCCTGGGCAGCTCGGCCGGCGCGGGGGCGGGTCTTGGGCTCGGCCTGTTCGGCGTGCTGTCGATCATCCGGCTCCGCTCCGATCCGATCAGCCAGGCCGAGGTCGCCTACTACTTCGGCGCCCTCGCGCTCGGCCTGATCGGCGGGCTCGCGCCCGGCTCCTGGTGGGTCACCCCGGTCCTCGCGGCGGGCCTGCTCACCGTGATCGCCATCGCCGACTCGCCACACCTGACGCGCAGCAGTCGTTCGCTCGTGATGACCCTCGACGTCGCCGTCCTCGACCGGGATCGCCTCGAACGGATCGTCGGCGAGCGCGTCGGCGGCATCGTCCGACGCCTTGACGTCCGCGAGATCGACCTGGTGCGCGACCTCACCATCCTGGAGGTCTGGTACCGCCCTATCACCAACCCCCGCCCGGTCCCGACGCCGCCCCACGGTCAGCCTGCGGCCGCGTGGACGCCGAACGCGCCCCAGTCGCCGTCGGTCGCTGCCCCGACGATGGTGCTGCGATGA
- a CDS encoding penicillin-binding transpeptidase domain-containing protein → MRRALVALFAAALLVAGCTPGDAPSPSPTSASPTHNGPKVDAQVTELVTALNAKDLSKLRTVQGGTTAQTDLTLIFAGMDDVYPTFTAGPIEYKDDIATAKLTVAYPDLGSGWTYQTTASFRLSGDTWVFDWAPSVIQPELTEKTRLRHVQKEAKRGSINDSAGLALVEERSRYEVGLDKSAIPEAEWAATANKIAGLLTIDAGAYATKVAAAGPKAFVVASTVRQEDIPPSITDVKGSHVNEVTAILGPTDTFAVPLLGSVGQPTAKMIEESKGKLTASDRVGLSGLQLRYDTQLRGVPSRVIEMVARKGVEGVPLKVLFQQDASIGKPIDLALNRDLQTKAESVLSTQTGIATLVVIDVKTGGLLAAAQSPPAGTYPYATYGKYAPGSTFKAVTALAMLRSGATASSTVQCPSTLKVDTYTFGNYSGYPSSGLGSVSLTEAFKYSCNTAFVGASKVTGDLLHSAAGSLGVGTDYDAGFTANFGTVAPTNAIDAAASRIGQGQVTMSPLGMAAVAASVASGKTTMPWLVKGHQATSTAAPLTASEAGQLQTMMKATVDSGTGKPLKGVMTGAKSGTAQWGKTGELQTHAWMIAYNENYAVSAFVEVGDSGGTTAAPLIVQLFS, encoded by the coding sequence ATGCGCCGCGCACTCGTCGCCCTGTTCGCTGCAGCCCTGTTGGTGGCCGGCTGCACCCCCGGCGACGCCCCATCGCCCTCGCCGACCTCCGCGTCCCCGACGCACAACGGACCAAAGGTCGACGCACAGGTCACGGAACTCGTCACCGCGCTCAACGCCAAGGATCTGTCGAAGCTGCGCACCGTGCAGGGCGGCACGACGGCGCAGACCGACCTGACGCTGATCTTCGCGGGCATGGACGACGTGTACCCCACGTTCACGGCCGGCCCCATCGAGTACAAGGACGACATCGCCACGGCGAAGCTGACCGTCGCCTACCCCGACCTGGGCAGCGGCTGGACGTATCAGACGACGGCGAGCTTCCGGCTCTCCGGCGACACCTGGGTTTTCGACTGGGCCCCGAGCGTCATCCAACCCGAACTGACGGAGAAGACGCGCCTGCGGCACGTCCAGAAGGAGGCCAAGCGCGGCTCGATCAACGACTCGGCGGGCCTGGCGCTCGTCGAGGAGCGGTCACGCTACGAGGTCGGCCTCGACAAGAGCGCGATCCCCGAGGCCGAGTGGGCGGCGACGGCCAACAAGATCGCAGGGCTTCTGACGATCGACGCGGGGGCCTACGCGACCAAGGTCGCCGCGGCAGGCCCGAAGGCGTTCGTCGTGGCCTCCACCGTGCGACAGGAGGACATCCCGCCGTCGATCACCGACGTGAAGGGAAGCCACGTCAACGAGGTCACCGCGATCCTCGGCCCCACCGACACGTTCGCCGTCCCGCTGCTGGGTTCCGTCGGGCAGCCGACCGCGAAGATGATCGAGGAGTCGAAGGGCAAGCTCACCGCATCCGACCGGGTCGGGCTCTCGGGCCTGCAACTGCGCTACGACACCCAACTGCGCGGCGTCCCCTCGCGGGTGATCGAAATGGTGGCGCGCAAGGGCGTCGAGGGCGTCCCGCTGAAGGTGCTGTTCCAGCAGGACGCAAGCATCGGCAAGCCGATCGACCTCGCCCTCAACCGCGACCTGCAGACGAAGGCCGAGTCGGTGCTCAGCACCCAGACGGGCATCGCGACGCTGGTCGTCATCGACGTCAAGACCGGCGGCCTGCTCGCCGCAGCCCAGTCGCCCCCGGCGGGCACCTACCCGTACGCCACCTACGGCAAGTACGCGCCGGGCTCGACGTTCAAGGCCGTGACCGCGCTCGCGATGCTGCGCTCTGGCGCGACGGCGTCGTCGACCGTGCAGTGCCCGTCGACGCTGAAGGTCGACACCTACACCTTCGGCAACTACTCGGGCTACCCGTCCTCGGGGCTCGGCTCGGTGTCCCTGACGGAGGCGTTCAAGTACTCCTGCAACACGGCATTCGTCGGCGCCTCGAAGGTGACGGGCGACCTGCTGCACTCTGCGGCCGGCTCGCTGGGCGTCGGCACCGACTACGACGCGGGCTTCACGGCGAACTTCGGCACGGTCGCCCCGACCAACGCGATCGACGCCGCCGCGTCCAGGATCGGCCAGGGCCAGGTGACGATGTCCCCCCTCGGGATGGCAGCGGTGGCCGCGTCGGTCGCCTCGGGCAAGACGACGATGCCATGGTTGGTGAAGGGGCACCAGGCGACCTCGACTGCGGCGCCGCTGACGGCGTCGGAGGCCGGGCAGTTGCAGACGATGATGAAGGCAACGGTCGACTCGGGCACGGGAAAGCCGCTCAAGGGCGTCATGACCGGCGCGAAGTCGGGCACCGCCCAGTGGGGCAAGACCGGCGAACTGCAGACCCATGCGTGGATGATCGCCTACAACGAGAACTACGCGGTATCGGCCTTTGTCGAGGTCGGCGACTCGGGCGGCACCACGGCCGCGCCGCTGATCGTCCAACTGTTCAGTTGA